A single Aspergillus chevalieri M1 DNA, chromosome 3, nearly complete sequence DNA region contains:
- a CDS encoding ferric reductase family protein (COG:P,Q;~EggNog:ENOG410PI0A;~InterPro:IPR030155,IPR013112,IPR017927,IPR013130, IPR013121,IPR017938,IPR039261;~PFAM:PF08022,PF01794,PF08030;~TransMembrane:7 (o56-78i113-137o157-178i199-221o233-254i266-287o307-328i);~go_component: GO:0016021 - integral component of membrane [Evidence IEA];~go_function: GO:0000293 - ferric-chelate reductase activity [Evidence IEA];~go_function: GO:0016491 - oxidoreductase activity [Evidence IEA];~go_process: GO:0055114 - oxidation-reduction process [Evidence IEA]), with product MMDMDMSGGSGSGGVPWLDQPVMLHSSRADSCSMTPEQCAYRNYHWRYWYEADHVYSLNTVYFFCATIGVFAIANFLAKYAPVQVKRSAAWKKATAGLRYLAYRGYELPVVRYWSPSLGVILLGLAGTVFCFAMTLGPKPYYWPEVQTGSYGSSPPIATRTGWMALAVLPFVLAFGAKANMISALTGVPHEKLQVFHQWSSYAMFVLGLIHTFPFIVYHIHKGDMVMEWNTSLTYWTGVATLIPQAYLTVMSLPSIRNRYYEFFKATHFIVALLFILFFFFHCDFRLSSWYDIPLHTLMSANSTRDYFIAAGAIYLLSLFTAQIRTYFIHGVHSATLDLLPSGLLRVKVPTIISWHPGQHVFVRFFTLGLHSLTAHPFTISSIAYDPERVGKASEIVFYIKPKHGVTGRLAKIAEKSPSCTRKVLLEGPYGGLSETRLGQFDHILVIAGGSGGGFSLSVLEEALKQPSLAHGNIQIVFATRQQNMADWYIDEVETKLSTFNASKNNSISVYITSHNQPAPTNKDTTDPDPDAEPSDTKNKDLPEQNVTSASTCSGSYSIAVNRPFRPNLPEIVAAATNRESGKRVGVFVCGPASMLHDTRNAAARAQREVLRGNVEEVFLHTEPFSW from the exons atgatggacatggacatgtCGGGAGGCTCTGGCTCCGGGGGCGTCCCCTGGTTGGACCAACCGGTGATGTTACATTCTTCCCGCGCCGACAGCTGCTCCATGACTCCCGAGCAATGCGCATATCGCAACTACCACTGGAGATACTG GTATGAGGCTGACCACGTGTACTCGCTCAATACAGTATATTTCTTCTGTGCGACGATCGGGGTCTTCGCCATCGCCAATTTTCTAGCCAAGTATGCGCCGGTTCAAGTCAAGAGGAGTGCCGCTTGGAAGAAGGCCACGGCGGGGTTACGGTATTTAGCGTATAGGGGGTATGAATTGCCGGTCGTGAGGTATTGGTCGCCAAGTTTGGGGGTTATCCTACTCGGACTTGCGGGGACAGTGTTCTGTTTTGCGATGACGCTCGGTCCGAAGCCCTATTACTGGCCTGAGGTGCAGACCGGCTCTTATGGGAGCAGTCCGCCTATTGCAACGAGGACGGGGTGGATGGCTTTGGCTGTGCTGCCCTTTGTTTT GGCGTTCGGAGCCAAAGCGAATATGATCTCGGCGTTGACTGGTGTGCCTCATGAGAAGTTGCAGGTCTTTCATCAATGGTCTAGTTATGCCATGTTCGTTCTCGGCCTGATTCACACCTTCCCGTTTATCGTGTATCATATCCACAAGGGCGATATGGTTATGGAGTGGAACACGAGCTTGACATACTGGACCGGTGTTGCAACGCTTATTCCACAGGCTTATTTGACGGTCATGTCATTGCCATCTATACG GAATCGGTACTACGAATTCTTCAAAGCAACTCACTTCATCGTCGCATTGCTGTtcattctcttcttttttttccacTGCGACTTCCGACTATCCTCCTGGTACGATATCCCGCTTCATACACTGATGTCCGCTAACTCAACTAGGGACTACTTCATCGCCGCCGGCGCAATCtacctcctctccctcttcacAGCCCAGATCCGCACCTACTTCATCCACGGCGTCCACTCCGCAACCCTCGACCTCCTCCCCTCCGGCCTCCTCCGCGTGAAGGTCCCTACCATCATATCCTGGCACCCCGGCCAACACGTCTTCGTCCGCTTCTTCACCCTCGGCCTACACTCGCTCACAGCACATCCGTTCACGATCAGCTCCATCGCCTACGATCCAGAAAGAGTCGGGAAAGCATCCGAGATTGTCTTCTACATCAAGCCAAAACACGGTGTTACAGGCCGTCTTGCCAAGATCGCTGAAAAGAGTCCCAGTTGCACAAGGAAGGTTTTGTTGGAGGGTCCGTATGGGGGGCTTTCTGAAACACGTCTCGGACAGTTCGATCATATACTTGTGATCGCTGGTGGCTCAGGTGGCGGATTCTCATTATCGGTTCTCGAAGAAGCGCTGAAACAACCTTCCCTCGCACACGGAAATATCCAAATTGTCTTCGCGACTCGCCAGCAGAACATGGCAGATTGGTATATCGACGAAGTCGAAACAAAACTATCCACCTTCAACGCTTCCAAAAACAACTCCATCTCTGTCTACATCACATCTCACAACCAACCCGCCCCTACCAACAAAGACACCACAGACCCAGACCCAGACGCCGAACCAAGCGATACCAAAAACAAAGACCTCCCCGAACAAAATGTAACCTCTGCATCCACATGCTCGGGATCATACAGCATCGCTGTGAATAGACCGTTCCGGCCTAACCTCCCCGAGATCGTCGCTGCTGCTACCAACAGAGAATCGGGGAAACGGGTTGGAGTGTTTGTTTGCGGGCCGGCTAGTATGTTGCATGATACGCGTAATGCGGCTGCGCGGGCGCAGAGGGAGGTGCTAAGGGGGAATGTCGAGGAGGTGTTTTTGCATACAGAGCCTTTTTC GTGGTGA
- a CDS encoding putative cysteine synthase B (COG:E;~EggNog:ENOG410PM0C;~InterPro:IPR001763,IPR001926,IPR036052,IPR036873;~PFAM:PF00291,PF00581): MAGNERNVYTGPDALKKYFDPDSAPPLPLVELPEHLNPFYKDGVRIYAKMMTMHPANNVKAMPAMNMLQSSVTPSTKTVIEYSSGSTVISMAMIARVMHGIDDVRAFLSNKTSEAKLRLMQFFGLDITLFGGPSQPEPFDERGGIQNARSMALGSGEILNPNQYENDDNWGAHVRWTGPQIFKQLPEINVLCAGMGTSGTMTGLGTYFKEAKPSVVRLGVCTAAGDRVPGPRSFALLAPVEFPWRAAVDVIEEVNSYDSFSWSLDLCREGIVCGPSSGFNLKGLFQMFEKRKEAGTLSELAGPDGLIHSVFLCCDLPYQYISEYFSKLGADKFHPIRNEDLTQVDLYRYDESWERSPIVLFTHFYETPKSLTQNLLSNLILRPQCCVLDLRTAPDFSTWHLPGSVNIPLQSLNSHTPKPFSDPQVLEAEWRELEGIFSEEKAIAQLKGRHVLVICYNGDTARIATSVLRAKGIEGDSLRGGYQALRDHGLWTEGGVEVPAPVEEKHEMPYPTAVPVASGPMN; encoded by the exons ATGGCGGGAAACGAACGAAACGTCTACACGGGCCCAGACGCCCTGAAGAAATACTTCGACCCGGACTCAGCGCCTCCGCTACCGTTGGTTGAGCTGCCGGAGCACTTGAATCCATTCTACAAGGATGGCGTCCGCATCTATGCAAAGATGATGACCATGCATCCTGCCAACAATGTCAAAGCCATGCCAG CAATGAACATGCTCCAATCAAGCGTAACACCCTCCACCAAAACTGTCATCGAATACAGCTCGGGCTCAACCGTGATCTCCATGGCCATGATCGCCCGGGTAATGCACGGCATCGACGACGTGCGCGCGTTTCTGAGCAATAAAACCTCCGAAGCTAAACTGCGCCTTATGCAGTTCTTCGGGCTCGACATCACGCTCTTCGGAGGACCTTCGCAGCCCGAGCCGTTTGATGAGCGCGGGGGTATTCAGAATGCGCGATCGATGGCCCTGGGATCCGGGGAGATCCTTAACCCGAACCAGTACGAGAATGATGATAACTGGGGCGCGCATGTGCGATGGACGGGGCCACAGATCTTCAAACAGTTACCCGAGATCAACGTGCTGTGCGCGGGGATGGGGACCTCAGGGACTATGACGGGTCTGGGGACGTATTTTAAGGAAGCGAAGCCTAGTGTGGTAAGGCTGGGAGTTTGTACGGCGGCGGGAGATAGGGTTCCTGGGCCGAGATCGTTTGCGTTGTTGGCGCCGGTTGAGTTTCCGTGGAGGGCTGCGGTGGATGTTATTGAGGAGGTGAACTCTTATGACTCTTTCTCGTGGTCGTTGGATTTGTGCCGCGAGGGTATTGTTTGTGGGCCGTCGTCTGGGTTCAATCTGAAGGGGTTGTTCCAGATGTTCGAGAAACGCAAGGAGGCAGGGACTCTGTCTGAACTCGCCGGTCCGGATGGCCTCATCCACTCTGTGTTCCTTTGCTGCGACTTGCCATACCAGTATATCTCCGAGTACTTTTCGAAGCTGGGAGCTGACAAGTTCCATCCCATTCGCAATGAGGACCTAACACAAGTCGATCTCTACCGCTACGACGAAAGCTGGGAACGCAGCCCCATCGTCCTCTTCACCCACTTCTACGAAACCCCGAAATCTCTCACCCAAAACCTCCTCTCCaacctcatcctccgcccgCAATGCTGCGTCCTCGACCTCCGCACCGCTCCCGACTTTTCCACCTGGCACCTCCCGGGCTCCGTCAACATCCCGTTGCAGAGTCTGAACTCCCACACTCCGAAGCCGTTCTCGGACCCGCAGGTCCTGGAAGCCGAGTGGCGCGAATTAGAGGGGATTTTCAGTGAAGAAAAGGCCATTGCGCAGTTAAAGGGACGCCATGTGCTGGTGATTTGCTATAATGGGGACACGGCAAGAATCGCGACGAGTGTTCTGCGGGCAAAGGGAATCGAGGGTGACAGTCTGCGGGGAGGATACCAGGCACTGCGTGACCACGGTCTATGGACCGAGGGTGGTGTTGAGGTCCCTGCGCCGGTGGAAGAAAAGCATGAGATGCCCTATCCGACCGCAGTCCCGGTGGCATCTGGCCCGATGAATTGA
- a CDS encoding putative MFS drug transporter (COG:G;~EggNog:ENOG410PIWG;~InterPro:IPR020846,IPR011701,IPR036259;~PFAM:PF07690,PF06609;~TransMembrane:12 (i115-135o141-162i174-198o210-229i241-261o273-292i312-332o352-373i380-397o409-428i449-467o517-542i);~go_function: GO:0022857 - transmembrane transporter activity [Evidence IEA];~go_process: GO:0055085 - transmembrane transport [Evidence IEA]), with protein MASEVEAKQASPSTPQSVSQPETPVEGNGNNGGFVFNEQTNYVPKRTIITIFLACSTVDLVALMDQTTLAASLSIIGNALGASDKTSWISGGYFVTSTCFQLLYGRLSDIWSRKLVLFVGLAIFFFGSLAASLAQSATQLIIFRAFTGIGGGGLMSVAQMIVSDVVPLRERGKYQGILGAVVAIANGIGPVIGGALASVNEDSWRWIFRLNLPLTAICTLAVFFFMPLRPVEGDWKAKLKAVDFVGAGLALGGTAVLLLGLNWGGGEYVWNSAHVIATLVVGVAVSIGFVLWQWKGASTPLVPMHIFKSRIVNGACLTMFVNGWNFLVQVYYIPTFYQLVFNYSTVKAGAMLLPITLFQTVSSTASGLIVHWVGRYRECILFGWMIWAVGLGLFSTLDENSGVGKQIGYGILTGVGVGNTLQPALIAVQAGVERREMAVVTAFRNFVRNLGGTLGLAIAGTIINNLISSSISSLGLSSAETRSFLASPTNYLSKLPADEAEHARSLIIPAYRKGFRIIFIIGAALSAFAFVLAVVLMPQVALNRDDDKKLKEEGRQRIEAAKEKGNRDEEKK; from the exons ATGGCTTCCGAGGTCGAGGCTAAGCAGGCCAGTCCAAGCACGCCGCAGTCAGTCTCGCAGCCAGAGACTCCTGTTGAAGGCAATGGCAATAATGGCGGGTTTGTTTTCAATGAACAGACCAATTATGTTCCTAAGAGGACTATTATCACG ATCTTCCTCGCCTGCTCAACAGTCGATCTTGTCGCATTGATGGACCAAACCACCCTCGCGGCCAGTTTGTCCATTATCGGCAATGCATTGGGAGCCAGCGACAAAACCTCCTGGATCTCAGGCGGCTACTTCGTCACCTCGACCTGCTTCCAATTACTGTACGGCCGTCTGTCCGATATCTGGTCCCGCAAActcgtcctcttcgtcgGGTTAGCgattttcttctttggcTCGTTGGCCGCGTCTCTTGCTCAGTCGGCCACGCAACTCATCATCTTCCGCGCCTTTACTGgtattggtggtggtgggttgATGAGTGTGGCACAGATGATTGTGAGCGATGTCGTGCCGTTGAGAGAACGAGGGAAGTATCAGGGTATTCTGGGCGCGGTTGTTGCCATTGCGAATGGCATTGGACCGGTTATTGGAGGTGCATTGGCGAGTGTCAACGAGGACTCGTGGAGATGGATTTTCAGATTGAATCTGCCACTCACTGCTATTTGCACGCTGGCTGTGTTTTTCTTCATGCCTCTGCGTCCAGTAGAGGGCGATTGGAAGGCTAAGCTCAAAGCTGTTGACTTTGTCGGTGCCGGTCTTGCCCTGGGCGGTACAGCTGTGCTACTCCTCGGATTGAACTGGGGTGGTGGTGAATATGTCTGGAACTCAGCGCACGTCATCGCGACGCTGGTAGTTGGTGTCGCTGTATCCATTGGCTTCGTGCTCTGGCAGTGGAAGGGCGCTTCGACGCCGTTGGTTCCTATGCACATCTTCAAATCGAGGATTGTGAATGGTGCTTGCTTGACGATGTTCGTCAATGGGTGGAACTTTCTCGTGCAAGTGTATTACATCCCGACGTTTTATCAATTGGTGTTTAACTACTCGACTGTTAAGGCGGGTGCGATGTTGTTGCCCATCACTTTGTTCCAGA CTGTGAGTAGCACCGCCTCCGGCCTGATCGTGCATTGGGTCGGTCGCTACCGTGAGTGTATTCTCTTCGGATGGATGATCTGGGCCGTTGGCCTGGGACTGTTCTCGACTCTGGATGAGAACTCCGGAGTCGGAAAGCAAATCGGATACGGTATTTTGAcgggtgttggtgttggaaATACATTGCAGCC GGCCCTTATTGCCGTACAAGCTGGTGTCGAACGACGCGAAATGGCTGTTGTCACTGCGTTCCGGAA CTTCGTCCGTAACCTCGGAGGAACCCTCGGCCTCGCCATCGCCGGTACAATCAT CAACAACCTGATTTCATCATCAATCTCTTCCCTCGGCCTTTCCTCCGCTGAAACCCGCTCTTTCCTCGCCAGCCCAACAAACTACCTCTCCAAGCTCCCCGCCGACGAAGCCGAGCATGCCCGCTCGCTAATAATCCCAGCCTATCGCAAGGGCTTCCGGATAATTTTCATCATCGGCGCGGCGCTCTCAGCGTTCGCATTCGTGTTAGCTGTCGTGCTCATGCCACAGGTTGCACTGAACCGGGATGACGACAAGAAGTTAAAAGAGGAAGGACGGCAACGGATCGAAGCTGCGAAAGAGAAAGGGAATCGCGACGAGGAGAAAAAGTGA
- a CDS encoding uncharacterized protein (COG:S;~EggNog:ENOG410PR8N;~InterPro:IPR004875,IPR009057;~PFAM:PF03184;~go_function: GO:0003676 - nucleic acid binding [Evidence IEA]), whose amino-acid sequence MPLSKEARMQMAITAWKEKKVQSKLKAAQIYGVSESSLRKRLNGIKPRTETRANGHKLTEYEEEVLVKSLLDADKRGFSIRYNRRITYQRAKQEDPKVLKEWFEIVRKVIQEHGIHEDDIWNFDETGFAMGLCTTSKVITAAERSERPRTVIQGNREWVTIIECVSSKGILIPAAIILKGKEHQAAWYEEDNLPLDWKLTNSPNGWTTDAIGLKWLKQIFDPFSKLHSTGAKRLLILDGHSSHQTAEFDDFCKNNSIICLCMPPHTSHLLQPLDVGVFGPLKRAYGKLVEGMMVAGNNHIDKEDFLHLYPPARKAAFTKGNICSGFAGAGLKPLNQGRVLEKITFQLRTPTPPPNLTEGSISSAFQTPQNPRQLDHKVRSLQRSLRKKRTLSSSPISHIQHLEKAAQMAMNMNLILQEDIKVLRAENERKMKKKARKHTSLGDDLFISVQEGREHIQQLDTIQQLDAQLNEQLNDATPRQRAPPRCSGCGIIGHTIRRCPSK is encoded by the exons ATGCCTTTATCTAAGGAAGCCCGTATGCAAATGGCTATTACtgcatggaaagagaaaaaagttcAATCAAAATTGAAAGCCGCCCAGATATATGGTGTCTCTGAATCCTCCCTCCGCAAGCGGCTTAATGGAATCAAACCACGTACAGAAACACGTGCAAATGGCCATAAATTgacagaatatgaagaagaagtgcTTGTCAAGAGTCTACTAGATGCAGACAAGCGAGGATTCTCAATTCG ATACAATCGAAGAATCACATACCAGCGGGCAAAACAAGAGGATCCAAAGGTTCTTAAAGAGTGGTTTGAGATTGTACGCAAGGTTATCCAAGAACATGGTATACATGAAGATGATATCTGGAATTTTGAcgaaactggctttgcaatgggacTCTGCACAACATCCAAGGTTATTACTGCAGCAGAACGCAGTGAGAGACCTCGTACAGTTATCCAGggaaatcgtgaatgggtcaCAATCATTGAATGTGTGAGCTCTAAGGGCATTCTTATTCCAGCGGCAATTATCTTGAAGGGGAAAGAACACCAGGCTGCTTGGTATGAAGAGGATAATCTTCCCCTGGATTGGAAGCTTACCAACAGTCCAAATGGCTGGACAACTGATGCGATTGGTCTCAAGTGGTTAAAGCAAATTTTTGATCCTTTTTCAAAGCTGCATTCAACTGGCGCGAAGCGGTTGCTTATCCTTGATGGTCATTCAAGTCACCAAACTGCTGAATTTGATGATTTCTGCAAGAACAATTCAATTATCTGTCTTTGTATGCCTCCAcatacatctcatcttcttcagcccctGGATGTCGGGGTTTTTGGGCCGCTCAAACGCGCATATGGAAAACTAGTGGAAGGTATGATGGTGGCTGGAAACAACCACATTGACAAGGAAGATTTTCTACATTTATACCCTCCTGCACGCAAAGCAGCATTTACCAAAGGGAATATATGCAGTGGCTTTGCAGGTGCAGGTCTTAAACCATTGAATCAGGGTCGGGTTCTTGAGAAAATCACCTTTCAACTTCgtacaccaacaccaccgccaaatCTAACTGAAGGCTCAATCTCGTCTGCTTTTCAAACACCTCAAAATCCTCGCCAGTTAGACCATAAGGTTCGCAGcctacaaagaagtcttcgGAAAAAAAGGACACTTTCTAGCAGCCCAATCTCTCATATTCAACATCTTGAGAAGGCTGCAcagatggcgatgaatatGAACCTCATTCTACAAGAAGACATCAAGGTTCTACGGGCTGAAAATGAgcggaaaatgaagaagaaggcaaggaaaCACACTTCTCTAGGGGATGACCTCTTTATCTCTGTACAGGAAGGCCGTGAGCatattcagcagcttgatactattcagcagcttgatGCACAGCTTAATGAGCAACTTAATGATGCTACACCTCGCCAGCGAGCTCCACCACGCTGTAGTGGTTGTGGGATTATTGGGCACACTATAAGGAGATGTCCTAGTAAATAG